The DNA segment tcATCTTTTTCTAAAATGCGGTTtcggggatcatcaagatgttttctggcaaaattgagatgagcctcaatgttgtttttggtcttggaactctaccatgcaggccgtttttgtccagggtcatgaacactgaccttaactgaggcaagtggggcctgcacttctttggatgttgttgcggggtcttttgtgacctcttggatgagtcgtggctgcgCTCTCGGTTTTCATCGTGTGTGCATAACGGCTCTCACTGTGTTTGGCTTGAGTCCCAAAGCaatgactttttccacacagggccatgttgcttcccccccccccccttaataataaaagtgtcATTTTGTGTTGGGTTGCGTACgctgactaatatttcaatttgatgATCTGTGTGTTAGAAAAAAcgtgttacaaaaaaataagacatcggGAAGagtgcaaacactttttcacgcCACCGTATTTGTTAACTTTTTGGACTTCATGTCTTGAAGTGCggcaaggaaaaggaaagccatcgcTTTTAGTGTTGTGACGTAATTCgcatattatgaatttattcctgtGATATTATGATCACTGgatgacttgtttttttgtttgtttcccataatattgcatCTTAAAAAcgtaaaatattcaaattttatgctaacatttttaataatgataataataataatattttatatttaatataataaaatattttatttaataatttaatattttatatttaatataatattttttcacaatattgtgaaatattttcacaatattatattGACGACTTCTTTTTTCTAAACCCTATTTTTCGAATGTGCTGAGCTTTGGACAGCCCTGGCTGATTTAGGAATTAACGTAAACTGGACGCGTACGTCACATGCTAGGTAGCAGCGGCAGTGGTTgctaacccgaggaccacctgtacaacaacaaaggaaaaaaaaaagtcataaatcattttttttgttggcctACCTCCATGAAGTGTCTTTTTTGTCCTCATTGCAAAAACTGTACAAACATCTGAGATGTACAACTATGTCACATGGTCTGTtgatctacttcctgttttcttgcTGATCTCGATGGGCTCCAGATTCCCCCACGCCGGTCTGGTCCACGTGCGTGTCCGTAGCTGGAAGCGGGATGAATGACAGGATGGTCACGTGATGTCAGGCCCACAGGATCAAGTCTCCTTCCTCGACTCGGGAAACGACACGCTGCAGTCGGACTGCGAGGAGTGGAACGGCGGCTTTTGTCCAAACGGAAAAGAGCAGATGATGATGAAGCGTCCTCGTCGTCCCTCCATGCTGATGTCCTGGCGGATGAGGAAGAGGGGGGGCCGGGTGGAGCCGACAGGGGGACCGGCGGCGATGCGTCCGTGTCGTTATGGTTATGTGACCAGGAGCGGTCGAGTGGGTCcagcccctcctcctcctcctccccccccgaTCGGGTCCTCCCCCACTTGCTGCCGCCACCGTCCCGGTCTCAGAGCAGCAGCACCTGCAGGCAGAGGTGGCCCCCCCTGGCCCTCCACTGTCAGAGGATGATGCAGCAGCGGCACAGACGCTGCCCGCCTCCGTGCACAGAGGGAGGGGGCGTGACCGGGGCAAAGTAGGCATGGACCTTGATCTCTGGAAGATGGGCCTGTCAAAGCGAAGAGACGGGGTCACACTGGGGGACCAAAAGAGCAAACAAGCGTCCCCGTGAGTCCCGGTGTGTCCCTTCAATGACATGCAGCTCCAGCGGAGCCTGGGACggccacaatgtatcccactgggCATCCTGGAATTGTTACGGATACTCAGTGTTTACTGTATGTTcatttatttgggggggggcgcCCCCATCATTACCTTTGGACACCACAGGGAATGTGGCACTaccttttgtttaaaaaatacattatttgtttttattcatttttaacataattaattaGATTTCATTCATACTATTTTCAGACTTTTATaataacttataataataataataattattattattattataataatgttataatgtaCAAACATCTGAGATgtacattataattatattaattattataattatattgtattgtaattattattataataattattattataaattattattataataattatattaattattctaattatattataatttttattataataatgggACACTCCAGCATAGCCCTTTAGTTTATTAATGTGCTTTTTGTTTATACAtttcagtatttattttattagtttatgaatttattgtattcattattattattattgcattatagttattatttatttattatttattatgaatataatgAGAGACTCTAGAGTAGTCTtttcattaaatgtattttatttattattatattgtatatatagatatgtattttgtaaatgtttattaattagattgtgtaaatatgtatgaattttattgtgtttattattattattacaacaatGGGACACTCTAGAATTGCCAGTTGTTTCTGTCCAGTAAGtataatcattataattatattattataattataataattattattataattattcatgaTTATATTTGGATTAATTTTaacttatttattctttttatgaTGGGGCACTTTATGCACTGTAACGCTGCATAGTCAGAggtaaacaaagcaaacaaaggaACCAGGGAAAAGGCTCTATCAAACATCTATAACCGTCAAAGCgcccacaaagcatgctgggtactaGAGTGGCATACTCCCCCAATATAGCAAGTTATGAGATGTGCAATGGTGCTGGTTATGTTTACAGTCAGTGGAGAGTCATGCGTCTCATTTGTGGCTTTGTTGCCGTGTTGTGTATTATACTTGTTCTTGAGTTGTGTTTTCATCtccgctttctcatgcactccacatgATTAAAGATATGATACCACACGCTCACCCGGATCCGCTTGATGCCGGCCCGGGTGACCTGCTGGCAGTCGTAGAGCTCGATGCGCTCCAGCCGGTGGCAGCTCTTCAGGTGCTCCAGGGTCACGTCGGTGATGAGGGGGCAGTTGTCCAGCTCCACCACCGTGAGGCGCTCCTGGCCGCAGGCGCTGCCGCTCAGCGCCCGGATGCCGTCATCCGTGATCAGCTCACAGTGAGACAGGGactgcgaggaggaggaggacggcgaCGACGACACGCGGTGAGGGCAGAAGGAGGCGGGAAAAGAAGCCATGTTGGAGGTGATGCTTACCAATGCTTGCAGGCGAGGGCAATGGATGGACAGTTGAACCAGGGTGTTGTCCGTCACCTGGGAGAGGACAATCTTTCATCAAGGACACGTCTGAAGACTCCGGTGGGCAAGTGAGTGGGAACGGACTTAAAAGAATTGGGCACAGTTTCAATCCTCTTACCAAAATACATTCTTCTAAGTCCATTTTTTCAAGCTCGTGGCAGTTCTGTCAGGGAAAAATGCAGACGGAGCGTGTAAGATGGCCATCTGCTTCCATAGGAAGACGGACAGCGTGGGAAAACTCACCCTGGCCAGCACGGTGAACCCAGCGTCTGTCACATGGGAGCAGCGGGCCGCTTCAAGGATCCTGAGAACAGGAAGGGTAGAATAGTATCGcatgaagcgtagaatagtatcacatgaagcgtagaatagtatcgcatgaagcgtagaatagtatcacatgaagcgtagaatagtatcgcatgaagcgtagaatagtatcgcatgaagcgtagaatagtatTTCACAAAGCGTAGAATAGTATCGCACgaagcgtagaatagtatcACATGAAGCATAAAATAGTATCGCATGAAGAGTAGAATAGTATCACATGAAGTGTAGAATAGTATCACATAAAGTGTAGAATAGTATCAcatgaagcgtagaatagtatcACATGAAGCATAGAATAGTATCGCATAAAGCGTAGAATAGTATCACATGAAGTGTAGAATAGTATCAcatgaagcgtagaatagtatcacatgaagcgtagaatagtatcACATAAAGTGTAGAATAGTATCGcatgaagcgtagaatagtatcgcatgaagcgtagaataatatcgcatgaagcgtagaatagtatcgcatgaagcgtagaatagtatcGCATGAAGAGTAGAATAGTATCGcatgaagcgtagaatagtatcgcacgaagcgtagaatagtatcgcacgaagcgtagaatagtatcgcacgaagcgtagaatagtatcgcacgaagcgtagaatagtatcgcacgaagcgtagaatagtatcGCACGAAGCGTAGAATACTATCGCATGAAGCGTAGAACAGTATCACATGAAACGTAGAACAGTATCACATGAAGCGTAGAACAGTATCACATGAAGTGTAGAATAGTATCACATGAAGTGGAGTATCACATGAAGTGTAGAATAGTATCACATGAAGTGTAGAATAGTATCACATGAAGTGGAGTATCACATGAAGTGTAGAATAGTATCAcatgaagcgtagaatagtatcACATGAAGCATAGAATAGTATCGCATAAAGTGTAGAATAGTATCACATGAAGTGTAGAATAGCATCGCATGAAGCGTAGAATAGCATCGCATGAAGTGTAGAATAGTATCGcatgaagcgtagaatagtatcgcatgaagcgtagaatagtatTGCATGAAGCGTAGAACAGTATTGCATGAAGCGTAGAACAGTATCAcatgaagcgtagaatagtatcACATGAAGTGTAGAACAGTATCAcatgaagcgtagaatagtatcacatgaagcgtagaatagtatcACATGATGCTTAGAATAGTATCGCATTAAGTGTAGAATAGTATCGcatgaagcgtagaatagtatcGCATGACGAGTAGAATAGTATCACATGAAGTGTAGAATAGTATCACATGAAGCGTAGAATAGCATCGCATGTAGCGTAGAATAGTATCGcatgaagcgtagaatagtatcgcatgaagcgtagaatagtatcACATGAAGTGCAAAATAGTATCACATGAAGTGGAGTATCACATGAAGTGTAGAATAGTATCACATGAAGTGTAGAATAGTATCGCATGAAGAGTAGAATACTATCGCATATAGCATAGAATAGTATCACATGAAGCGTAGAACAGTATCACATGAAGTGTAGAATAGTATCAcatgaagcgtagaatagtatcACATGAAGTGGAGTATCACATGAAGTGTAGAATAGTATCACATGAAGTGTAGAATAGTATCAcatgaagcgtagaatagtatcGCATGAAGCGTAAAATAGTATCGCACgaagcgtagaatagtatcacataaagcgtagaatagtatcacatgaagcgtagaatagtatcGCATAAAGTGTAGAATAGCATCGCATGAAGCGTAGAATAGCATCGcatgaagcgtagaatagtatcgcatgaagcgtagaatagtatcgcatgaagcgtagaataatatcgcatgaagcgtagaataatatcgcatgaagcgtagaataatatcgcatgaagcgtagaataatatcgcatgaagcgtagaataatatcgcatgaagcgtagaatagtatcacatgaagcgtagaatagtatcACATGAAGTGGAGTATCACATGAAGTGTAGAATAGTATCAcatgaagcgtagaatagtatcgcatgaagcgtagaatagcatcgcatgaagcgtagaatagtatcacatgaagcgtagaatagtatcacatgaagcgtagaataatatcgcatgaagcgtagaataatatcacatgaagcgtagaatagtatcacataaagcgtagaatagtatcacatgaagcgtagaatagtatcGCATGAAGCGTAAAATAGTATCGCATGAAGCGTAGAATAATATCGcatgaagcgtagaatagtatcgcatgaagcgtagaatagtatcgcatgaagcgtagaatagtatcacatgaagcgtagaatagtatcacatgaagcgtagaatagtatcacatgaagcgtagaatagtatcacatgaagcgtagaatagtatcacatgaagcgtagaatagtatcACATGAAGCATAGAATAGTATCGCATGAAGTGTAGAATAGTATCGCATGAAGCGTAGAATAATATCGcatgaagcgtagaatagtatcgcatgaagcgtagaataatatcgcatgaagcgtagaatagtatcacatgaagcgtagaatagtatcACATGAAGCATAGAATAGTATCACACGAAGCGTAGAACAGTATCACACAACGTCCTATCGCCAATCATCATACATATAAACATCTCCAGCgtcgtgaaaaatgaaaaaatccaACACATGTGGACATGCTAACAAGGTAGatatattatagaaaaaaaaactgcagctcTGTGAAAAAGTCCTAGTtccatttttagttgggaactaacATTTTTCATCCAACACATGTGGACATGCTAACAAAGTAGAtatattttaccaaaaaaaaactgcatcgcTGTGAAAAAGTCAGAGTtccatttttagttgggaactaacattttcctgaaacttacctatgttcaaCTGCCGATTacaaaagaacagaaaagggtagaaacaaagctttttttaatgatgaaagACAAGAGACTAATCTGTCTTTTGGTGGGTTCCATGTTTGGTTCACcgtagaacacaatattgtgcgtgccttgaaagatcagtcaaaaataTCTGGTACTGAACACATTGTCTTGGTTGTGAAAAATGTCTGGAATTGAAtgatttaaaggggaccgattatgctgattttttcagccctttgtatcgagttgtggaccccgatagagcagctacacacaataacccgcacagaaaacgttcTAGGTCTTCAAGAAACCTCTCTAACTCTTGGAAGTCTAAAGCAGTCTCTCCAGGTCGCTGGGACTAAAGTACACAAGTCCATATGTCCCACACTCTACACACGGAAGGTCTCCATGGGGGTTTtgcaaagaaaaagccataccTGAAGGCTCTTTTACAGTAATGTGGGAATGTGTGATCTGGTCAGATCAAACCAAAGTTGAACCTTTTGGCAAACATAGACCAGGAAGTATGTTTGGAGCAAAGCCGACTCATACCATGAGTATGGACCCTACCTTGTCTGCAAAAAGCCAGAACCTTGAAAGGAGGTTTATCTTTCAGCAGGATAATAATCCAAAAGTCACAAGAATGGCTCAGGAAGAAGAAAGTGAAGCTCGACCCAAAATAAAACCTGTGGCAGGATGTGAAGATTGTCGTCCGCTGAAGATCACAGAGGAACCGGGCTATCCAAAGTCAATGCACCTAATTAGTTGTAAAATGGTGAGTTTTTTCTCTCGTTAAAATACAACTTCTTTCTCTTAACGttttgactttcattcattcattcattcattttctaccgctttttcctcatgagagtcgcagggggtgctggagccaaacccagctgtcttcggtacaccctggactggtggccagccaatcacagggcacatatagacaaacaaccattcacactcacattcatacctatggacaatttggagtcactaattaacctagcatgtttttggaatgtgggaggaaccgaacataaacattccaaaaaatgtaaatattatttatgtcttaattgtttatgccttatatgtattattttctgttatgtttactataaatgtgtgtaaaagtgactataggggtgttatttcacgtcgagaggtctctaataatgttcattcattttctaccgcttatcctcacgagggtggcgggggtgctggagcctatcccagctgtcttcggggcgggaggcggggtacaccctggactggtggccagtcaatcccagggcacatatagacaaacaaccattcacactcacattcatacctatggacaatttggagtcactaattaacctagcatgtttttggaatgtgggaggaaccgaacataaacattccaaaaaatgtaaatattatttatgtcttaattgtttatgccttatatgtattattttctgttatgtttactataaatgtgtgtaaaagtgactataggggtgttatttcacgtcgagaggtctctaataatgttcattcattttctaccgcttatcctcacgagggtggcgggggtgctggagcctatcccagctgtcttcggggcgggaggcggggtacaccctggactggtggccagccaatcccagggcacatatagacaaacaaccattcacactcacattcatacctatggacaatttggagtcgtcaattaacttagcatgtttttggaatgggggaggaaaccggagtacccggagaacatgcaaactccacacagagatgcccgagggtggaattgaaccctggtctcctagctgtgaggtctgcgcgctaaccaccactAACccgttttgactttattcttgtaaaatatcaTTCTTCCCAagatatttggactttttctccaAGCGAATGTATAATTTGTGTGTTGTTCTTGCTTACTTGAGTCGGGGACAGTTGAGTCCCAGTGCAGTGAGGGAGGCGTCGGTGATGTTGCTGCAGCCAGACACACACAGGATCTGCAGCTTGTGGCATCCTCGGCACAGACTCACCAGGCCGTCGTCCGTTATTTGctgcagacacaaacaggaCCATAAACACGTTTGTTGGAAATGACCagcggccattttttttcctctcaccaTGCAAGACTGCATATTTATGGTGGTGAGCTCTTGGCAGTGCTTCTGAAGGTGCTTCAAGGCGCCGTCGTCCAGCTGCACGACAATAACACAAATCATGAAGCTCTTTATTAAGCGCATGCATCATTACTATCATGGGCGACTACAGTCTGGAGACGCAGTGCGTGGGATAACGGAGCGCGACCAGCGTACCTGCGTGCAGCCTCGGAGGAACAGCGCTCGTAAACCCGCGCAGCCTCGAGCCAGAGCGTCTATGCCGTCGCGTGTGATCTGGTCACACCAGGACAGA comes from the Doryrhamphus excisus isolate RoL2022-K1 chromosome 14, RoL_Dexc_1.0, whole genome shotgun sequence genome and includes:
- the LOC131102374 gene encoding F-box/LRR-repeat protein 2-like isoform X1, whose protein sequence is MNGITKGRFEVFSNSDEAPINKKLPKELLLRIFSYLDVVTLCRCAQVSKAWNVLALDGSNWQKIDLFNFQTDIEGRVVENISKRCGGFLRQLSLRGCLSVGDASMKTFAQNCRNIEVLNLNGCTKITDSTCLSLSKFCSKLKHLDLTSCVSISNHSLKALSDGCRMLEMLNLSWCDQITRDGIDALARGCAGLRALFLRGCTQLDDGALKHLQKHCQELTTINMQSCMQITDDGLVSLCRGCHKLQILCVSGCSNITDASLTALGLNCPRLKILEAARCSHVTDAGFTVLARNCHELEKMDLEECILVTDNTLVQLSIHCPRLQALVSITSNMASFPASFCPHRVSSSPSSSSSQSLSHCELITDDGIRALSGSACGQERLTVVELDNCPLITDVTLEHLKSCHRLERIELYDCQQVTRAGIKRIRAHLPEIKVHAYFAPVTPPPSVHGGGQRLCRCCIIL
- the LOC131102374 gene encoding F-box/LRR-repeat protein 2-like isoform X2 encodes the protein MNGITKGRFEVFSNSDEAPINKKLPKELLLRIFSYLDVVTLCRCAQVSKAWNVLALDGSNWQKIDLFNFQTDIEGRVVENISKRCGGFLRQLSLRGCLSVGDASMKTFAQNCRNIEVLNLNGCTKITDSTCLSLSKFCSKLKHLDLTSCVSISNHSLKALSDGCRMLEMLNLSWCDQITRDGIDALARGCAGLRALFLRGCTQLDDGALKHLQKHCQELTTINMQSCMQITDDGLVSLCRGCHKLQILCVSGCSNITDASLTALGLNCPRLKILEAARCSHVTDAGFTVLARNCHELEKMDLEECILVTDNTLVQLSIHCPRLQALSLSHCELITDDGIRALSGSACGQERLTVVELDNCPLITDVTLEHLKSCHRLERIELYDCQQVTRAGIKRIRAHLPEIKVHAYFAPVTPPPSVHGGGQRLCRCCIIL